Part of the Acidobacteriota bacterium genome, CACCCCAGTCGCGCGCGGCGATCCGCCGCCGCAGAATTCTCATCTCCCCGTCGGAAACGTCTTCGACAGCTTGGCCGGCATCGGTCAGCACGTCGACGGGGATGCCGGCCAGGCGGCCGTACACGTTCTTCAACAGCACCCCGCTGCCGCCGATGGCGGGAGGAAAGAGCTCGCTGACCAGCAGAATCGGCGGCACGCCCGCGGAAGCGACCTGCCCCGCTGCGTGCCCGTCGGTGTGCCACACGATTTGCTCGACGCGAGACACTCTCCTCCGCGCTCCGGACGCAACCGAGCGGCACAGTAAACGCGGGAACCCCCGCCTGGGTGGCCGTCTTGCGGTGCGATACCGGGTGCTGCCCGGCATCGCCAATCCCGTGCCACCAGCTTCGGACGGGATTGCTGTCTGCGCTGCGGGCTCGATCCTTCGAGACGGCGAACTTTTGTCAGCCGTCATGGAGACTTCAGGCTTCCTGACGCGCTCCTTTCACGACCAGATGCGGTATCGGAGCGCGTAGGTCGCGATCGCCGCCCATTCGTAGGCCACGTACAGCCGGTCGTACCTTCGCGTCCACCATCTCGCAGGCCGGACCCCCGAGGGAGCCGGCTGGATCCCGACGCTGACCGCCGCGCCGCCCAATTCAGACCGGAACACCGCGATGGCGCGCCGCGTGTGATAGGCCGAGGTCACGATGAGAAGCTGCCGGCCGCCGCTCCTCGCCAGCTCGGACGCCACGGTCCGTGCTTCGTCACGCGTGTTGCGCGCGAGCGCCGGGATGACGTGGATGCGGTCACGCCTGACGCCGTTCTGCACCAGCCACTCGACGCGTCCGTCCCCTTTCGTCGCCGGCGTCTCGATGGGATGGTTGGGCGTGGTCAGCAGCACCCTGGCGCGCCGGTACCGGAGGGCCATGCGGCGCGCTTCGGCCAGCCTCGCGCGCTCGTGGCTGGCCAGCACGACGATCGCGTCCGGATCCGACACGGGCACGGTCCGCACGAGCGCAACGCCGGCGTGTCGGCACGCGGCCACGGCGAGGGGCGCTGCGACGAGCAGCGCGATCCCCGCGATTGTCAGCCTCCGTCGCGCCCTGTGTCGCGCGCCCCGGCGAAAGTAGTCTGCCGAACGCGAGACATCCTGGTCGCAAAACGGTGACTTCTTCCTGCCTGGGGCTCCGCTCGCATCGCCAACGCGGGTGGCCTCGCTCTGCATCGGTCCCTTCCGGTGGCCGCGTCTTTGCTCAGACGTCCACCACAACCGCCGCACCATGTCTGGAGAACGCGTCCCCACGCGGAGCAAGTTTCGTGCGCTCGCGGGCCCGCTCGGCGCGCGGCGGCGGCCAATCGTGGCTGTGCTGCTCGTGGCCGCCGCGCTCCGCGCGCTGCTCCTCGTCGCCAGCGCCGACGCGCAGCCGAAGATCGTCGACGAGCGCCACTACCTGCGGCTCGCCGGCAACATCGCCGACGGCCACGGGTTCGCGACGGCGCCCGGCCGGCCGACCTCGATGCGGCCCCCGCTTTTCCCGGCGCTCATCGCCGGGCTCTGGACCGCCACGGGGACCCGCAGCCTGCTCACCGTGCGCACGGCGCAGGCCGTCATCAGCCTGCTCACGGTATGGCTCGTGTTCCTGCTCGGCCGCGCGCTTGCCGGCGAGCGCGCCGGGCTCATCGCGGCGGCGATCGTCGCCTTCTATCCCTCGCTGCTCTTTTCGAACGTCCTCGTCCTGACCGAGCCGCTCTTTACGGGCCTGCTCGTCGCCTTCGCGCTCGCGTACGTGCGGTACCTGCGCACCGATCACCTGGCGGTCGCCGCCGGCGCGGGAGCCCTGCTCGCGTGCGCGGCCCTCACGCGGAGCGTGATGTGGCCGTTTCCGTTGCTCCTCGCGCCCCTGACGCTGATGGCCGGTCCGGGCACGCTCCCGCGCCGCGCGCAGGCGGCGCTCGTCCTCGTGCTGGCCTGCGGCGTTGTCATCGCACCGTGGGCGCTGCGCAACACGCGGCTCCAGGGCGTGTTCACGGTCGTCGACACGATGGGCGGCATGAACCTGCGGATGGGCAACTACGAGCACACGCCCGAGGATCGGATGTGGAGCGCCGTCGCGATCCGGGGCGAGCAGAACTGGTCCTACGAGCTGAAGCGGCTCTACCCGGACGGCATCAAGTGGACCGACGGCCAGAAGGAGAAGTGGGCCGCGCGGCGGGCGCTCGCGTACATGTGGGCGAATCCCGGCCTGACGCTGCGGCGATCGGCGATCAAGTTTGCGGACTTCTGGGGTCTCGAGCGGGACTACCTGGGGGGCGTCAGGCAGGGGCTGTATCGCCCGTCACGCGGGGCGGCGTTCGCGATCGCCGCCGTGACGACAGGCGCGTACATCGCGCTGACCATTCTTGCGGTCCTCGCGGTGTTCCTCGTGCCGCCTGACGACCGGCGCGGGCACGCGGTGCTGCTCGGCATCATGGCGTTCATCTGCGCCGTACACACGGTGGTCTTCGGCCATCCGCGCTATCACCTCCCGCTGGTGCCGCTGCTCGCCGTCTACGCCGCAACGGCGATCGACCGCCGCGCGTGGCGCGGGGCGCGGGCACGCGTTCCGGCGCTGCTCGCGCCGGCCGCCGCCGTGTGCCTCCTGCTGTTCATCTGGACGCGCCAGGTGGTGACGACGGATGCCGCGAGGATTCGCGAGCTGATGGACAAGGTGGGCTGACGTGCTGCCGCTGCCGGATCGCATCCGTGCGGTCGTCTTCGACGTGGACGGCACGCTGTACCGGCAGCCGCCGCTTCGCGCGTGCATGGCGGGCGAGCTGGCGGCTGCGGCGCTGCGCTCGCCGCGGGGGGCGGCGCGCACCGCGCGCGTGCTCGCGGAGTTCCGGCGCGTCCGGGAAGAACTGCGGGGGATCGAGCCGGCCGGCGAATCGCTCGAGGCCGTGTCGTTCGGGATCGCCGGTGACCGGCTGGGCGTGCCGCCCGCGGAGGTCGCACGGCTCGTCGAGGAATGGGTGCAGCGCCGGCCGCTGAAGTACCTGCGCGCCTGCCGGCGTCCCGGCCTGCCCCGGCTCCTCGCCACGGCGGCGGCCCGGCGCGTCGCGCTCGGCGTGCTGTCGGACTACCCGGCCGCCGCAAAGCTGCACGCGCTGGCGCTGCCCGACGTCTTCTCGGTGGTGTTGTGCACGACCGACCCCGATATCAACGCGTTCAAGCCGCACCCGCGCGGATTCCTCCGCGCGTGCGAGCGGCTGGGCATTCCTCCGGAGGAGGTTCTCTATGTCGGCGATCGACCGGAAACTGATGCGGCAGGCGCCAACGCCGCTGGAATATCCTGCGTCCTCGTCGGGCGCCGGCGCCGCGGACCGGAGGCTCACGGCCGCCGGCTCGCCTCGATCGGTCGTCATCTCGCCCGCTGTTGAGACCTGGAGCCTCTGGCCGTACATCCAGCTCGCGCGGGTCGATCACTGGTTCAAGAGCGTCTTCATGGTGCTCGGCGTCGTGCTCGCGCTCTTCTACGAGCCCGCGCTGTTCGCGCCGGCGGCGATCGTCCCGCTCGCGATCGCCGTGTTCGCCACGTGCATCGTGGCGTCGAGCAATTACGTGCTCAACGAGATGCTCGACGCGGCGACCGACCGCGCGCACCCGACCAAACGGCTGCGCCCCGCCGCCGCGGGCCTGGTGCGCCCGTCGATCGCCTACGCGGAATGGCTGCTCGTCGGCGCCGCAGGGCTCGCCATCGCGAGCGCGGTGAACCCGATGTTCGCCGCCTCGGCGTCCGCGCTGTGGATCATGGGCGTGCTGTACAACGTGCCGCCGATCCGCATGAAGGAATGGCCCTATGTCGACGTTTTGTCCGAATCGGTCAACAACGCGCTCCGCCTCCTGCTTGGGTGGTTCGCGCTGATCCCGGACCGCGTGCCGCCCGTCTCGCTCGTGATCGCGTACTGGATGGTGGGCGCGTTCTTCATGGCCACCAAGCGGCTCGCCGAATATCGCTATATCGGCAACCCGGCCGTCGCGGCGGCCTACCGCCGGTCGTTCCGCCACTACACCGAGGAACGGCTCATCGTCAGCATCGTGTTCTACGCGACGACCTGCGCGCTGTTTTCCGGCATCTTCATCGTCCGCTACCACCTCGAGCTGATCCTGTTCGTGCCGGCGGCGGCGGGCGTGCTCGCCTACTATCTCCGGATCGGGCTGCAGCCGGACAGCCCCATCCAGAATCCCGAAAAACTCTACAAGGAGAGAAAGTTCTTCGCCTACATCACCACCACGTTCGTGCTCTTCGTCCTCCTGATGTTCACCCGCGTGCCGGCGTTGTACGACTGGTTCAACGTCGAGCCGTCGCGCGCCGATCCTTTGTGGACGGTCGGCGCCGCTTCCCCGCGCTGACCGCGGGCATTCGAGGGTGATCCAACGTGCCTGGGCTCTGTGGAGTCTCCGGTCCGGCGCCCGCGACAGCGGCGGTGTTCGACCGGCTCGTTCGGGAGCTGGCCGTGGGGAGCCGCGTGCGTGTCGAGTCGCTTGCGGCGCCCGACGGCGGTTGGGCGATCGGCCGCGCGCACCTGGGAGTGCTCAACCCGCACGCGCAGCTTGACGCGGCCGACGCCGTACACGTGCTGTTCCACGGCGACCTGCACAGCGTCGCGGAACTCTGCGCGCTCGCGGGAGACGAGACTCGCGACGCCGGACGGCGGATCGCCGAACTGTACGCGCGCCACGGCGACGAGTTTCCGAGGCACCTGAAGGGGCAGTTCGCGCTCGCCGTGCTGGACCAGGCACGCGGCCGGCTGATCCTCGTCAGCGATGCGGTCGGATCGTACCCGCTGTACTACTGCCGCCGCGCCGACGGCACCTTCGCGTTCGGTCCGGCTGTGGCTCCGGTGGTCCGGGCGCTCGCGTTGAAGACGAGCGTGGACATCGAGGCGGTGTCCTCGTATCTCGCGTTCGGCTTTCCGTTCGGCGCCCGCACGCTTCACGAGGATGTCCGCCTCGTCCCCGCAGCCGCGGTCGTTTCGTGCGACCTGCGGACGGGAACCGTTGGGGAGCTGACGTACGCGCAGGCAGCCGACTACTTCAGCGGCCCGCGCGGGAGACGCGAGGACTACGTCCATGAGGTAGTCGAGACGTTCCGGCACGCGGTCCGCCGGAGCGTGGAGGGTGACTGCCGGATTGGGCTCTCGTTGTCGGGCGGCCTCGACAGCCGGGCCATTCTGAGCGCGGTCGACGGGCAGGCACCGCGGCTGACCACGTGCACCGTGGGTGTCGAGGGATGCGCCGATCAGGCGATCGCCGCGCAACTGGCCACGTCCGCGGGAACGCGCCACCGGTTCCTGCCGCTCGGCCAGGAGTACCTCTCCGCCTTTCTTCCGCAGCTGCGGCGGATGGTGGCGCTCACCGACGGCATGTACCTCAGCCACGGCCTCACGGAGATGCTCGCGCTCGGCTTCTTCGAGAGGGCGGACTTCGCCGTGCTGCTGCGCGGGCACGGCGGTGAGCTGCTGAAGTCGCGTCTCGCCTGGCCGTTCCACACCGACGCGCACACGGGCCAGATGTCGCCTCGTGAGTTCGTGCCGTATCTGCTTCAGCGCACGGACTACGTCCGGCGCGATCTTCCGATCGCATCGCTCTTCGCCGAGCCACACCGTGCCCGGGCGGCCGCGGCTCCGGCCGCCACGCTCGAACGGGCGCTGGACGGCGTGAATCTGTCGGCGGACGACCTCTGCACGTACGTGTACTTGCGGGAGCACCATCGGCGCTTCACGGTTGCGTCGCTCGAGCTGTTCCGGCACGCGGTCGATGTGAGGCTGCCGTTTGTGGACGAGGACGTGCTCGCGGCCGTCTTCCGCGGACCATCCGAGTGGCGTCGTGACACCGGCCTGCACCGGGCGGTGATCGCGGCGTGCGCGCCGCAGATGCTTCGCGTGCGCAACGCCAACACCGGCGCGCCGGCCGGGGCCGGCCCGCTCGTCGAGGCGCTGTTCGACAAGATGAACACCGCGCTGCGGCGCCTGCACGTTCCCGGGTTCCGGCACTACCACGCATTCGACGTGTGGATGAAGCGCATGCTCCTCGACTCGGTCGAGCAGGTCCTGCTCTCGCCCCGATGCCAGGATCGCGGCCTGTGGGACGCCGGGACCGTCCGGGCTGCCGTGGACCGCACCCGTGGCGGGATTGTGGATTACGGCTATCTGCTGCAAGTGATGCTGAACGTCGAGCTGTGGCTCGAGGAGTGTGACTCATGACGCGCCAGATCACCACACGCGCGATCGCCGCCGCCTGCCTCGTCGCATGGCTCGCCGGCTCGGCCGGCATGGAGGCGCAGCCGCGCCAGCGGCAGCGCCGGCATCCTCCCACCTCTGCCACCGCGGTGCGGCCGCGCGCAGCCGCCACCGTCTGTCCGCGCTGCGGGTGGGCGCCGCGACAGGCCGGAAGCGTGAGGATCGTGCGCGGTCTCGCGGCGCTTCGCAAGGCGATGAGGGAGGCGGACCCGGGGGCGACGATCCTTCTGGCGGATGGCGAGTACCAGCTCGATCGCACGATCAGGATCGACGTGCCGGGCCTCGTGCTGCGCGGCGCCAGCGGCAATCGCGACCGGGTCATCCTGCGCGGCGCGGGGATGACGGGAGGCAGGGTCGGCGTCGGCATTGCGGTCAACGCCCGCGACGTCACCATCGCCGACCTGACCGTCGGCTGGGTCTCGCACCACGGCATCCAGGTCCGCGGCGAGCGCGGCGCCGGCGGCTTCGTCGTGCACAACGTCCGCATCGTGGACACCGGAGAGCAACTGCTCAAGGGCAGCGTCGCCGCCAACGGCGAACATGCGGACAACGGCCTCGTCGCGTGCTCGCTGTTCGAGTACACCGACGCCGCGCCGAGCGACTACACCAATGGCATCGACGTCCTCGCGGCGCGCGGCTGGACCGTGCGCGACAGCCGGTTCGAGCGCATCCGGGGGCCGGAATCCCGGGGCCGGGAAGCGGGTCCGGCGATCCTGTTCTGGGCCGCTTCCGGCGGCACGGTCGTGGAGCGCAACCTGATCGTGGACTCGTACCGCGGCATCGCGCTCGGCGTGCGGGCGGGACGAAGCAAGCGGGCGCGCGGCCAGGAAACCGCGTTCGATCACGATGGCGGGCTGATTCGCAACAACGTCGTCGTCAACCTGTCCCGATGGGCGAACGAAGGCATCGAGGTCAACAGCGCGCGGGACGTCACGGTCGAACACAACACCGTGGTCGTCGAGGGATCGCTCGACTGGTCGATCAGCGTGCGCTTCCCGGAAACGCGCGGAACCGTCGCGAACAATCTCACCAGCCGCGAGATCAAGTTCCGCAACGGCGGCGCGGCCGTGATGAAAGGCAACGTCACGGGCGCACGCCGCGACTGGTTTGTCGACCCGGCCGCGGCCGATCTCCATCTGACCGGCCGTGCCGCCGGCGCGATCGACGCGGGAGTGCCGGTCGATGCACGGATGACGGACTTCGATCGCCGAAGCCGCAGCGTCGGGCGGGCGCCAGACGCCGGCGCGTTCGAGTACGCGGGCGCGGCCCCCGCCGCCCGCGGAAGTGGCGGACCACGATGAGCCGCACGCTGCCCCGGGTCTCCTTCATCGTCCCGGTGCGCAACGACGCGGCGTGCCTCGCGCGGTGCCTCGCGTCGATTGGCACACTGCGCTACCCGCGAGACCTCGTGGAAACGATCGTCGTCGACAACGGTTCGCGCGACGGCTCGCCCGGCGTCGCCGCCACGGCCGGAGCCCGGGTGCTGGAAATGCCGGGCGGGCGCGTCGCCGGCCTGCGCAACCGCGGTGCCCGCAGCGCAGCGGGAGCCCTGCTCGCCTTCGTCGATGCGGACCATGAACTCGATCCGGGCTGGCTCGCGGCCGCTGTCGATTCACTGGCGGAACCCGGCGCCGGCGCCGCCGGCGCCGCGTACTCGCCGCCGCCCGCCGCCGGATGGGTGCAGCGCACGTACGACGCGCTGCGGGAGCGGCCGGCGGAACGGCGGGACGCCGAGTGGCTGGCGAGCGGCAACATGGCCGTGTGGCGGGCGGCGTTTGACGCGGTGGGGGGCTTCGACGCAGCGCTCGAAACCTGCGAGGACGTGGACTTCTGCCGGCGCTTGCGCCTCGCGGGCTATGCCGTCGTCGCCGAGCCGCGAATGCGGAGCGTGCACCACGGCGACCCCCGCACGCTCGGTTCGGTGTTCTTCGGCGAGTTGTGGCGGGGCCGCGACAACCTGCGCGTCAGCCTGCGCGCGCCGCGCTCGTGGCGATCCCTCGCCAGCGCCGTCATCCCCGTCCTCGACCTCGCCGCGCTTGCCGCAACGGCGATCTTCCTCGTCGCCGCCCCGCCCGGCGTGGCGTGGCTGGCTGGCGGCGCAGCCGCGGTTCCCTTCGCGTTGATCGGCGCGCGGGCCCTGCGCATGCTGCGGCGCGGCCGCCAGGTTCGCCTCGCCGACGCGGTGCAGGCCGTTCTGGTGGCCGGCGCGTACGATTCGGGCCGCGCGTTCGCCGTCATCCTGGGGGCCGCCTATTCCCGGCGGCGTCCCGAGGCTGGCGTCCCATGACGCGGCCGCTTCGTGTGCTCGAGCTGCGGACGGTCCGCGGTACCGGCGGCGGCCCGGAGAAGACCATCCTGCTCGGCGCGGCCCGGCACGATCCCGCGGAGTTCGACGTCACCGTCTGTTACATCCGCGATCGGCGGGACGACGTGTTCGACGTCGATCGACGGGCCGGTGCGGCCGGCGTCCGCTACCTGGAAGTCGTCGAGCGCCGTTCCTTCGACCCGCGGATCTGGCCTGCCCTCCGTCGCACGGTCGCCGAACGGCGGATCGATCTGGTGCACTCGCACGACTACAAGACCGACCTGCTGGCGCTGCTGCTCGCCCGGCGTGACGGCGTCACGCCGCTCACGACCGCTCACGGGTGGACCGGCCAGTCCTGGCGCGAGCGACGGGTGTACTACCCCGCGGATCGGCTCCTGCTCCGCCGGTTTCCGTGCGTGATTGCGGTGTCCTCCGAGATCCGCGATGTGCTCGTCCGGTCGGGAGTCCCGGCGGCGCGCGTCCGCACGATCCTCAACGGTATCGATCCCGGGGCGTTTCGCCGCGAGCGGTCGAGGGAAGCGGCCGCCCGCCGCGCGCTCGGTTTCCCGCCCGGCGCCATCATCGTCGGCGCGATCGGCCGCCTCGAGCGCCAGAAGCGGTTCGACCTGCTGCTCGACGCCTTCGCGCAGCTCTCGAGCCGGCATCCGCAGCTGCGTCTGGCCGTCGCCGGCGGCGGTTCGCTCGAAGCCGCGCTCAGGGCCCAGGCCGATCGGCTGCGGTTGAACGGATCGGTGCGGCTGCTGGGCGCGCGCGGCGACATCGTGACCCTGCACCACGGATTCGATCTCTTCGTGCAGTCGTCCGAGTACGAAGGCACGCCCAACGCGGTGCTCGAAGCGATGGCCCTGGAAACGCCGGTGGTCGCCACGGCCGCCGGCGGGACCGCGGAACTGGTGCGTGATGGCATCGACGCACTCGTGGTCGAGCCGCGTGACGTGCGGGGGCTCGTCGCTGCGATCGATGAGGCCGTGCGGAATCCGGACGCGATGCGGCGCAGGGCGGCATCGGCGAGGGCACGCGTCGAGACCACCCTGTCGTTCGAGGCGCGCACGCGCGCGCTCGAGGAGGTCTACCGGCAGCACGGTACCGCATCGCGGCGGAGGCATGGATGACAGGGATACGCGCGACCGCCAAGGCGATTGCGCGGGCCCTCGCGACCGTGGCGGTCGCCCCCGCGCTCGTGTCCTACTGGATCCGTGCCCGCGTGTTCGGCCGGGACCGTGCGCTGGCCGGATCGACGCAGGCGCTGTCGCTGATTCCGGGGCTCCCCGGACGGTACCTGCGGGCGGCGTTCCTTCGCCGGGTACTCCAGGAATGCAGTGCTGAAGTGGCGATCGAGTTCGGCGTGCTGTTCTCGCAGGCGGGTGCCCGCATCGAGCCGCACGTGTATGTCGGGCCCGGATCGCACCTCGGCCTCGTGCACCTCGAGCGCGAC contains:
- a CDS encoding YdcF family protein, whose translation is MAACRHAGVALVRTVPVSDPDAIVVLASHERARLAEARRMALRYRRARVLLTTPNHPIETPATKGDGRVEWLVQNGVRRDRIHVIPALARNTRDEARTVASELARSGGRQLLIVTSAYHTRRAIAVFRSELGGAAVSVGIQPAPSGVRPARWWTRRYDRLYVAYEWAAIATYALRYRIWS
- a CDS encoding glycosyltransferase family 39 protein; its protein translation is MSGERVPTRSKFRALAGPLGARRRPIVAVLLVAAALRALLLVASADAQPKIVDERHYLRLAGNIADGHGFATAPGRPTSMRPPLFPALIAGLWTATGTRSLLTVRTAQAVISLLTVWLVFLLGRALAGERAGLIAAAIVAFYPSLLFSNVLVLTEPLFTGLLVAFALAYVRYLRTDHLAVAAGAGALLACAALTRSVMWPFPLLLAPLTLMAGPGTLPRRAQAALVLVLACGVVIAPWALRNTRLQGVFTVVDTMGGMNLRMGNYEHTPEDRMWSAVAIRGEQNWSYELKRLYPDGIKWTDGQKEKWAARRALAYMWANPGLTLRRSAIKFADFWGLERDYLGGVRQGLYRPSRGAAFAIAAVTTGAYIALTILAVLAVFLVPPDDRRGHAVLLGIMAFICAVHTVVFGHPRYHLPLVPLLAVYAATAIDRRAWRGARARVPALLAPAAAVCLLLFIWTRQVVTTDAARIRELMDKVG
- a CDS encoding HAD family hydrolase, which encodes MLPLPDRIRAVVFDVDGTLYRQPPLRACMAGELAAAALRSPRGAARTARVLAEFRRVREELRGIEPAGESLEAVSFGIAGDRLGVPPAEVARLVEEWVQRRPLKYLRACRRPGLPRLLATAAARRVALGVLSDYPAAAKLHALALPDVFSVVLCTTDPDINAFKPHPRGFLRACERLGIPPEEVLYVGDRPETDAAGANAAGISCVLVGRRRRGPEAHGRRLASIGRHLARC
- a CDS encoding UbiA prenyltransferase family protein — protein: MRQAPTPLEYPASSSGAGAADRRLTAAGSPRSVVISPAVETWSLWPYIQLARVDHWFKSVFMVLGVVLALFYEPALFAPAAIVPLAIAVFATCIVASSNYVLNEMLDAATDRAHPTKRLRPAAAGLVRPSIAYAEWLLVGAAGLAIASAVNPMFAASASALWIMGVLYNVPPIRMKEWPYVDVLSESVNNALRLLLGWFALIPDRVPPVSLVIAYWMVGAFFMATKRLAEYRYIGNPAVAAAYRRSFRHYTEERLIVSIVFYATTCALFSGIFIVRYHLELILFVPAAAGVLAYYLRIGLQPDSPIQNPEKLYKERKFFAYITTTFVLFVLLMFTRVPALYDWFNVEPSRADPLWTVGAASPR
- a CDS encoding right-handed parallel beta-helix repeat-containing protein, giving the protein MTRQITTRAIAAACLVAWLAGSAGMEAQPRQRQRRHPPTSATAVRPRAAATVCPRCGWAPRQAGSVRIVRGLAALRKAMREADPGATILLADGEYQLDRTIRIDVPGLVLRGASGNRDRVILRGAGMTGGRVGVGIAVNARDVTIADLTVGWVSHHGIQVRGERGAGGFVVHNVRIVDTGEQLLKGSVAANGEHADNGLVACSLFEYTDAAPSDYTNGIDVLAARGWTVRDSRFERIRGPESRGREAGPAILFWAASGGTVVERNLIVDSYRGIALGVRAGRSKRARGQETAFDHDGGLIRNNVVVNLSRWANEGIEVNSARDVTVEHNTVVVEGSLDWSISVRFPETRGTVANNLTSREIKFRNGGAAVMKGNVTGARRDWFVDPAAADLHLTGRAAGAIDAGVPVDARMTDFDRRSRSVGRAPDAGAFEYAGAAPAARGSGGPR
- a CDS encoding glycosyltransferase, which produces MSRTLPRVSFIVPVRNDAACLARCLASIGTLRYPRDLVETIVVDNGSRDGSPGVAATAGARVLEMPGGRVAGLRNRGARSAAGALLAFVDADHELDPGWLAAAVDSLAEPGAGAAGAAYSPPPAAGWVQRTYDALRERPAERRDAEWLASGNMAVWRAAFDAVGGFDAALETCEDVDFCRRLRLAGYAVVAEPRMRSVHHGDPRTLGSVFFGELWRGRDNLRVSLRAPRSWRSLASAVIPVLDLAALAATAIFLVAAPPGVAWLAGGAAAVPFALIGARALRMLRRGRQVRLADAVQAVLVAGAYDSGRAFAVILGAAYSRRRPEAGVP
- a CDS encoding glycosyltransferase yields the protein MTRPLRVLELRTVRGTGGGPEKTILLGAARHDPAEFDVTVCYIRDRRDDVFDVDRRAGAAGVRYLEVVERRSFDPRIWPALRRTVAERRIDLVHSHDYKTDLLALLLARRDGVTPLTTAHGWTGQSWRERRVYYPADRLLLRRFPCVIAVSSEIRDVLVRSGVPAARVRTILNGIDPGAFRRERSREAAARRALGFPPGAIIVGAIGRLERQKRFDLLLDAFAQLSSRHPQLRLAVAGGGSLEAALRAQADRLRLNGSVRLLGARGDIVTLHHGFDLFVQSSEYEGTPNAVLEAMALETPVVATAAGGTAELVRDGIDALVVEPRDVRGLVAAIDEAVRNPDAMRRRAASARARVETTLSFEARTRALEEVYRQHGTASRRRHG
- a CDS encoding acyltransferase, yielding MTGIRATAKAIARALATVAVAPALVSYWIRARVFGRDRALAGSTQALSLIPGLPGRYLRAAFLRRVLQECSAEVAIEFGVLFSQAGARIEPHVYVGPGSHLGLVHLERDVLLGAAVHVTSGPATHGIADLTIPIREQPGTPRLVRIGAGSWIGSGSVVMADVGRGTVVAAGAVVTRPLPDCVIAAGVPARIIRARAVAADADRPEALVS